From the Flavimarina sp. Hel_I_48 genome, one window contains:
- a CDS encoding MBL fold metallo-hydrolase, whose amino-acid sequence MNIKQFEYKPLAHYSYAIVSDGKMAVIDPERNPEQYYAFAKANAADIVSIIETHPHADFVSSHLEIHKKTGATIFNSKKMGADYPHRSFDEGDSIELGNIKLKAINTPGHSPDSITIVATEGTETAIFTGDTLFIGDVGRPDLREKAGNMKAKREELAEMMFDTITTKFNDLPDDAIVYPAHGAGSLCGKNLSDAASSTLGDERMGNWAFKKQPKQEFLDTILEGQPFIPYYFEFDVETNKKGADNLEPAIAKVPFAERSTAKGLIIDVRNEKTFKKGHIKGSINIQAVSENSKFETWLGSIIKPEDTFTLVIDNKEKNDILLQRVAKIGYEKMLRKVITLSGENLVKNEKLDLDDFKKNPDNYTIVDIRNKSEVENGKFFDSAISHPLNDLRDTATEIPTDKPIVVHCAGGYRSAVGSSILEKSLNGTIVYDLSDDVKDFQD is encoded by the coding sequence ATGAACATCAAACAGTTTGAATATAAACCGCTTGCTCATTATTCTTATGCTATTGTGAGCGATGGTAAAATGGCGGTCATAGACCCCGAGAGAAACCCAGAGCAGTATTACGCTTTTGCAAAAGCTAACGCTGCTGATATTGTGTCAATTATAGAAACACATCCCCATGCAGATTTTGTGAGTTCACACTTAGAAATTCATAAAAAAACAGGTGCGACTATTTTCAATAGTAAAAAAATGGGAGCTGATTACCCGCACCGATCTTTTGATGAAGGCGATAGTATTGAGTTGGGAAACATCAAACTAAAGGCCATCAATACACCGGGTCATTCGCCAGACAGTATTACCATCGTTGCAACTGAAGGTACAGAAACTGCGATCTTTACAGGCGACACCTTATTTATAGGCGATGTAGGGCGTCCAGATTTACGTGAGAAGGCAGGAAATATGAAGGCCAAGCGCGAAGAACTCGCCGAAATGATGTTCGACACCATCACGACAAAGTTCAATGATCTGCCAGATGATGCGATCGTTTACCCAGCTCACGGCGCTGGTTCCCTATGTGGTAAAAATCTAAGCGATGCAGCCAGTAGTACGCTGGGCGACGAGCGTATGGGCAATTGGGCTTTCAAAAAGCAACCCAAACAAGAATTTTTGGATACTATACTCGAAGGGCAACCCTTTATTCCGTATTATTTTGAGTTTGACGTTGAAACCAATAAAAAAGGTGCCGACAATTTAGAACCTGCCATTGCGAAAGTTCCATTTGCTGAAAGATCTACCGCCAAAGGTCTTATCATTGATGTGCGAAATGAGAAAACCTTCAAAAAAGGGCATATAAAAGGAAGCATTAATATTCAGGCAGTTTCTGAAAATTCAAAATTTGAAACATGGCTGGGTTCCATCATCAAGCCAGAAGACACATTTACCCTGGTCATAGATAACAAAGAAAAGAATGATATTCTATTGCAACGGGTAGCAAAAATAGGATATGAAAAAATGCTCAGAAAAGTCATTACACTTTCCGGTGAAAATTTGGTAAAAAATGAAAAACTGGATCTGGATGATTTCAAAAAGAATCCTGACAACTATACAATTGTTGATATTCGTAACAAAAGTGAAGTGGAAAATGGCAAGTTTTTTGATTCCGCTATTTCACATCCTTTAAATGATTTACGGGATACTGCGACTGAAATCCCAACAGACAAACCGATAGTTGTGCATTGCGCAGGTGGTTATCGTAGCGCAGTCGGTAGCAGTATCCTTGAGAAAAGTTTAAATGGTACAATTGTTTACGATTTAAGTGATGATGTCAAAGATTTTCAAGATTGA
- a CDS encoding sulfur reduction protein DsrE, which yields MKTYMISSIFLMLTFFGTVETQAQQIDTDRNNYVVLTKKIPQLQPILLTAEALKAEEGEAFGDFEVIICGREIGDITDGKKMKNFIQKAEKVGVKLVACGFSLNKFKVDKTKVPKEMKVVENGILYNFQLQKKGFKSLSL from the coding sequence ATGAAAACATACATGATCAGCTCCATCTTTTTAATGCTAACCTTTTTTGGTACCGTAGAAACCCAGGCACAGCAAATCGATACAGATAGAAACAACTATGTGGTCCTCACTAAAAAGATTCCACAGCTACAACCAATACTCTTAACCGCGGAAGCTCTTAAAGCTGAAGAAGGGGAAGCCTTTGGTGATTTCGAGGTCATAATCTGTGGTAGGGAAATAGGCGATATTACCGATGGCAAAAAAATGAAAAACTTTATTCAAAAAGCCGAAAAGGTTGGTGTAAAGTTGGTTGCGTGCGGTTTTTCGCTGAATAAATTCAAGGTGGATAAAACAAAAGTTCCAAAAGAAATGAAGGTGGTTGAAAATGGAATACTATATAATTTCCAACTTCAGAAAAAGGGATTCAAAAGTTTAAGCCTCTGA
- a CDS encoding DoxX family protein, with protein sequence MKTKILISRRSIQLLRIMVSGIFLVAGFNHLLNIEKTAQRIEKASFKGIAHFFGDPQLLIILSGIVMLIAGFVFLIGYKTKWAAIILIMVLSPITLTVQVGQITTLGPLFKNIAILGGLLFFILNDTDNLLNKSK encoded by the coding sequence TTGAAGACAAAAATTTTAATTAGCCGTCGTTCCATACAATTGCTGCGCATAATGGTAAGTGGCATATTTCTCGTAGCGGGTTTTAATCACTTGCTCAATATAGAGAAAACTGCACAACGAATAGAAAAGGCAAGCTTTAAGGGCATCGCTCATTTTTTTGGCGACCCGCAATTGCTCATCATTCTGTCCGGTATCGTAATGCTTATAGCAGGTTTTGTATTCCTGATTGGGTATAAAACAAAATGGGCGGCAATAATCCTGATAATGGTTCTATCACCCATAACACTAACGGTTCAAGTTGGTCAAATAACAACGCTTGGACCGCTCTTTAAAAATATAGCAATTTTAGGTGGACTTCTTTTTTTTATACTGAATGATACCGATAACCTTTTAAATAAATCAAAATGA
- a CDS encoding YeeE/YedE family protein, producing MDLIYEPWPWYVAGPLIALVMFVLLFVGKQFGMSSNLRTACAAMGAGKVAVFFKFDWKAERWNLMVVLGSIIGGFIASNYMSDNTVEINPEIAQQLTEDYQITSAGESYLPPEIFGADALGDPFIIAVLLIGGLLVGFGARYAGGCTSGHAISGLSNLQLPSLIAVIGFFIGGLVMVHLIYPLIF from the coding sequence ATGGATTTGATATATGAACCGTGGCCGTGGTATGTTGCGGGACCACTTATTGCACTTGTGATGTTCGTTTTATTGTTCGTAGGGAAGCAATTTGGAATGTCATCAAACCTACGAACAGCATGTGCAGCTATGGGCGCAGGAAAAGTAGCCGTTTTTTTTAAATTCGATTGGAAAGCTGAAAGATGGAATTTAATGGTGGTGCTGGGTTCGATCATTGGTGGATTTATCGCCTCAAATTATATGAGCGACAACACTGTTGAAATAAATCCTGAAATTGCTCAACAGCTCACCGAGGATTATCAAATTACGAGTGCGGGAGAAAGTTACCTACCACCGGAAATTTTTGGAGCAGATGCACTGGGCGACCCTTTTATCATTGCCGTGTTATTGATTGGTGGCCTATTAGTTGGTTTTGGAGCACGGTATGCTGGTGGTTGTACATCGGGTCACGCAATTTCTGGATTGAGTAATCTACAGTTACCCTCACTTATAGCCGTCATAGGTTTCTTTATAGGTGGTCTTGTTATGGTACATTTAATTTATCCCTTAATATTTTAG
- a CDS encoding xanthine dehydrogenase family protein molybdopterin-binding subunit produces the protein MSKTKTSLNRRSFLKSTALAGGGMMLGFNWLLYSKTDNNSIAAEDIPEEWYNLNAYLKIAKDGKVTIMAPNPEFGQNVKTSLPMIVAEELDVAWDDVVVEQAPYNMDLYTRQFAGGSQSVRQGWNGLRTAGAAARQMLVNAAAQQWNVPASEITTESGLLKNSSGKSMKYGEIASSAAKMEVPETTNLKKVEDFTIISTSKKNVELPAIVSGKPLFGLDYKVEGMKYATIAHPPAFGMKLKSVDHAQARKMPGILDIFTIDVYKDDYELNIFDTVTFNKLVVVVGESTWQVIQAKKALKLEWEQFAEYTQKMSVFGNKSEKTIPSGLENTDAHFEQMEAKSQQPAKELRKDGDPEGAFKNAAKIIESTYTAPFLAHNAMEPINFFANVTPEKATLAGPLQAPQFTEGTVAARLGMDASQIDIIMTRMGGGFGRRAYSHELVEAAVISQKIKSPVKLFYTREEDMTYGIYRPAYHVKFRAALDENNNLTAYHVKGGGIPEGPIHENRFPAGAVDHYLAESWEINSNITIGAFRAPGSNFMGASEQAFLDEVAIAAGKDPIDFRVALFERAINNPVGKDNDYDAKRYMEVLKLVREKSNWDASKMGVYRGVAAYYCHNSYVAHVVDLKMENDKPVFDKIYSAVDCGIVINKDAAKNMVEGAVTDGLGNAMFGKMTFKNGVPQKSNFYNYKLIRIDEAPKDIEVHFVDNGADPTGLGEPPFPPIFAAYTNALSRARNKRLYNHPFTEAVS, from the coding sequence ATGTCAAAAACCAAAACTTCCTTAAACAGACGGTCATTTTTAAAATCTACGGCTCTTGCTGGTGGTGGAATGATGCTCGGTTTTAACTGGCTGCTGTATTCAAAAACCGATAATAACAGTATTGCTGCAGAAGATATCCCTGAAGAATGGTATAATCTCAACGCATATTTAAAGATCGCGAAAGACGGGAAGGTCACGATTATGGCTCCCAACCCGGAATTTGGCCAGAATGTAAAAACTTCCCTGCCCATGATCGTTGCAGAAGAACTGGATGTGGCGTGGGACGATGTTGTGGTAGAGCAGGCACCTTATAATATGGACTTATATACGCGTCAGTTTGCCGGGGGAAGTCAGTCTGTACGCCAGGGCTGGAATGGACTGCGAACAGCTGGCGCGGCCGCACGCCAAATGCTGGTAAATGCAGCAGCACAGCAATGGAACGTTCCTGCTTCTGAAATTACCACCGAAAGCGGATTGCTCAAAAATTCCAGTGGCAAATCAATGAAATATGGTGAAATAGCTTCTTCCGCAGCAAAAATGGAAGTGCCGGAAACCACCAATTTAAAAAAAGTTGAAGATTTCACCATAATCAGCACTTCAAAAAAGAACGTTGAGCTTCCGGCAATCGTCAGTGGCAAACCACTCTTTGGCCTTGATTATAAAGTTGAGGGTATGAAATACGCCACTATCGCACATCCTCCCGCTTTTGGCATGAAACTGAAGTCCGTGGATCATGCACAGGCGCGAAAAATGCCAGGAATTCTCGATATTTTTACCATAGATGTATACAAGGATGATTATGAACTGAACATTTTTGACACTGTTACCTTCAATAAACTGGTTGTGGTTGTGGGAGAAAGTACCTGGCAGGTAATTCAGGCAAAAAAAGCCCTAAAACTGGAGTGGGAACAATTTGCCGAATACACCCAAAAAATGAGTGTTTTTGGTAATAAATCGGAAAAAACCATTCCATCTGGACTGGAAAACACCGATGCTCATTTTGAGCAGATGGAGGCCAAATCGCAACAACCGGCCAAAGAGTTACGTAAAGATGGCGACCCGGAGGGCGCATTTAAAAATGCAGCAAAAATTATAGAAAGCACCTATACCGCTCCCTTTCTGGCCCACAACGCCATGGAACCGATCAATTTTTTTGCAAATGTTACGCCTGAAAAAGCTACACTTGCCGGCCCCTTGCAAGCGCCGCAGTTTACAGAGGGTACAGTAGCGGCACGATTGGGAATGGATGCCTCACAAATAGATATTATAATGACCCGCATGGGGGGCGGTTTTGGCAGAAGGGCCTACTCGCACGAACTCGTGGAAGCTGCCGTAATTTCCCAGAAAATTAAAAGTCCGGTGAAGCTTTTCTACACCCGGGAGGAGGACATGACCTATGGTATTTACCGTCCGGCCTATCACGTAAAATTTAGAGCGGCTCTTGATGAAAACAATAACCTGACCGCTTATCATGTGAAAGGCGGTGGTATTCCCGAAGGTCCCATTCATGAAAACAGATTCCCTGCCGGCGCGGTAGATCATTATCTGGCCGAATCCTGGGAGATAAATTCCAACATTACCATTGGCGCCTTTCGAGCACCGGGATCTAATTTTATGGGCGCTTCGGAACAGGCTTTCCTGGATGAAGTCGCCATCGCTGCCGGAAAAGATCCCATCGACTTTAGAGTTGCCCTTTTTGAAAGAGCCATAAACAATCCCGTAGGCAAAGACAACGATTATGATGCCAAGCGGTACATGGAAGTTTTAAAACTGGTACGGGAAAAATCAAACTGGGATGCCTCAAAAATGGGTGTTTATAGGGGTGTAGCGGCATATTATTGCCATAACTCCTACGTGGCTCATGTGGTGGATCTAAAAATGGAAAACGACAAACCGGTTTTTGATAAAATATACAGTGCGGTAGATTGTGGAATCGTGATCAATAAGGACGCTGCAAAGAATATGGTAGAAGGCGCGGTGACCGATGGACTGGGTAATGCGATGTTCGGTAAGATGACCTTTAAAAATGGTGTGCCTCAAAAGAGCAATTTTTACAACTATAAACTGATCCGGATTGATGAAGCGCCCAAAGATATTGAAGTCCATTTTGTAGATAACGGCGCCGATCCCACCGGACTGGGCGAACCGCCCTTTCCTCCCATATTCGCGGCCTACACCAATGCGCTTTCCAGGGCAAGGAACAAACGGTTATACAACCATCCATTTACGGAAGCGGTATCATAG
- a CDS encoding 2'-5' RNA ligase family protein translates to MDIEMHYKELYNESINKISSNNYEIDNLIDSDKDNRLGITLLVRPSMEIKEQIQKFLKKIKIIEPDQYYYPNSDIHITVMSIISCYDGFDIAQIDVPKYIELIKKCLAGERDLNIRFRGITASPSGIMVQGFMENESLNNIREKLRKEFKKSDLEQSLDKRYSIQTAHATIMRFRSELKEPEQFSKILDENIDYDFGTFKIEKFELVYNDWYQRDQFVTKLWEATPRNIIA, encoded by the coding sequence ATGGATATTGAAATGCACTACAAAGAACTTTATAACGAATCAATAAATAAGATCTCGTCTAATAACTATGAAATCGATAATCTCATTGATTCTGACAAGGACAATAGGCTCGGGATAACACTCTTGGTGAGACCTTCGATGGAAATAAAAGAGCAGATTCAAAAATTTTTAAAAAAAATAAAAATAATTGAACCCGACCAATACTATTACCCCAATTCGGATATCCATATTACCGTAATGTCGATTATTTCATGTTATGACGGATTCGACATAGCTCAAATCGATGTACCGAAATATATTGAATTGATAAAGAAATGTTTAGCTGGCGAACGGGATCTGAATATTAGGTTCAGGGGTATTACCGCCTCGCCTTCCGGAATCATGGTTCAGGGATTTATGGAGAATGAAAGCCTGAACAATATTAGAGAAAAACTAAGAAAAGAATTCAAAAAATCCGATCTTGAGCAAAGCCTCGACAAGAGATATTCTATACAAACGGCCCATGCTACAATTATGCGATTCAGATCGGAACTAAAGGAACCTGAACAATTTTCAAAAATCTTAGACGAAAATATAGATTATGATTTCGGAACCTTTAAAATAGAAAAATTTGAGCTTGTTTACAATGATTGGTACCAGAGAGATCAATTTGTAACGAAATTGTGGGAGGCTACTCCAAGGAATATTATCGCCTAA
- a CDS encoding c-type cytochrome, whose product MSNTTSKPSFLKSRNFLGILFILLVAGITIAMSRTGYINEEATYVMLPAGQQDSIASKEAFKKVYTVLMHPRCLNCHPKGDVPLQGEDSHLHGMSPQRGKDGKGMFAMKCTNCHQNENSPGEHAPPGNPEWHLPPADMKMVFEGKSAPELAKQLTDKSKNGNKSIKELIEHADDTLVKAGWRPAEGLSKPPMSHKEFKKLWITWLKNGAYAPEASE is encoded by the coding sequence ATGAGCAATACCACATCAAAACCTTCCTTTTTAAAAAGCCGAAATTTTTTGGGCATTCTTTTTATCCTATTGGTTGCCGGAATTACGATAGCTATGAGCCGCACAGGTTATATAAATGAGGAAGCGACATATGTCATGCTTCCTGCGGGCCAACAGGATAGCATTGCTTCTAAAGAAGCCTTTAAAAAAGTGTACACGGTGCTGATGCACCCTCGTTGTTTGAACTGCCATCCCAAAGGGGATGTACCTTTACAGGGCGAGGACAGTCATCTTCACGGTATGTCTCCCCAGCGCGGGAAAGATGGGAAAGGTATGTTTGCAATGAAATGTACCAACTGTCATCAAAACGAAAATTCGCCCGGTGAGCATGCGCCCCCGGGAAACCCGGAATGGCACCTGCCACCCGCAGATATGAAAATGGTATTTGAAGGAAAATCAGCTCCTGAACTCGCAAAACAATTGACTGATAAATCAAAGAATGGAAATAAATCCATCAAAGAACTTATTGAACATGCCGATGATACGCTGGTTAAAGCAGGCTGGCGTCCGGCAGAAGGTTTATCAAAACCTCCAATGAGCCATAAGGAATTCAAGAAATTATGGATTACCTGGCTCAAAAATGGCGCTTACGCCCCGGAAGCTTCAGAATAG
- a CDS encoding bifunctional metallophosphatase/5'-nucleotidase — MTIFNRAISTTILLLGILIAAISCKSEKQDKMDNKTDTIDTLSITVLQTADIHGQLDTHPELFWEDEKVVFKDRGGLANIKTLFERERQKNPDRTIIVDGGDLIQGSGYTALSEGKVMPNIIKNMGYNVIIPGNWEVVYGKDIMMNVMKGYDTDVIAQNMYHDKTEEQLFPAYSIKEIEGIRIGFIGINDPAVPVRQNPNFSEGITFSGLDDKLKKMVDDIKVKEKVDVLFMVTHIGIFKQVELADNPIAENVDYILGNDTHERVREPIQGKYARVTEPGAFGSFVGKLTLHFVDGKLVGDEYELIDVDPELFPADKEVQALVDEVKAPYKDYLETVVGYTKTPIYRYLTVENPMDNMITDAARWKTGADISISNGFRFGNPIVPEKGKPAPITRANLWNLLPVNEKVKTGKATGRQIKDWLEKEMHNAFSQDPTERFGGWLVRFSGMEVNFNSQSDKGNRVNTITVDGKQMQDEKYYTISACVRPGDPLDNLCRMANVKDVEVKDYAIHEVVEQYLKKKSPVSPTLEGRAYCEYLGTYSFSTVPKTDYHFH; from the coding sequence ATGACAATATTTAACAGAGCTATATCAACGACTATTCTACTTTTAGGAATACTTATAGCAGCGATTTCCTGCAAATCAGAAAAACAGGACAAAATGGATAACAAAACAGATACAATAGACACTTTGAGTATTACTGTATTACAAACCGCTGATATTCATGGACAGCTTGACACACATCCCGAATTGTTTTGGGAGGATGAAAAAGTCGTCTTCAAAGACCGTGGAGGACTAGCCAATATTAAAACTCTTTTTGAGCGAGAACGTCAAAAAAATCCCGACCGGACCATTATCGTTGATGGTGGCGACCTTATACAAGGGAGTGGTTATACCGCATTATCTGAAGGTAAAGTGATGCCTAATATCATTAAAAATATGGGCTATAATGTAATAATACCCGGCAATTGGGAAGTCGTCTATGGCAAGGATATAATGATGAATGTTATGAAAGGGTACGATACCGATGTAATCGCCCAGAATATGTACCACGATAAAACAGAAGAACAATTATTTCCTGCCTATTCCATAAAGGAAATCGAAGGAATCCGTATAGGTTTTATAGGTATTAATGACCCGGCCGTTCCTGTTAGACAGAACCCCAATTTTAGCGAAGGCATTACTTTTAGTGGTCTAGATGACAAGCTAAAAAAAATGGTGGACGATATTAAAGTGAAAGAAAAAGTAGATGTACTTTTCATGGTCACACATATCGGTATTTTTAAACAAGTTGAACTCGCGGATAATCCAATTGCTGAAAATGTGGATTATATTTTAGGCAACGATACACACGAAAGAGTACGTGAACCCATTCAGGGGAAGTATGCCAGGGTTACAGAACCAGGTGCATTTGGTTCTTTTGTTGGGAAGTTGACGCTACATTTTGTGGATGGAAAATTGGTCGGCGATGAGTACGAACTTATAGATGTGGATCCGGAACTGTTCCCTGCCGACAAAGAGGTACAAGCACTTGTAGATGAAGTAAAAGCACCTTATAAAGACTATTTAGAAACCGTGGTCGGTTATACCAAAACGCCTATCTATAGATATTTAACTGTTGAAAACCCAATGGACAATATGATTACTGATGCCGCACGTTGGAAAACAGGTGCGGACATTTCCATTTCAAACGGTTTTAGGTTTGGCAATCCAATTGTTCCAGAAAAAGGGAAACCTGCGCCAATTACAAGGGCAAACCTTTGGAACCTGCTACCTGTAAATGAAAAGGTAAAGACAGGAAAAGCCACTGGAAGGCAGATAAAAGATTGGTTGGAGAAGGAAATGCACAATGCCTTTTCCCAGGACCCAACGGAACGATTTGGTGGATGGTTGGTACGGTTTTCAGGGATGGAGGTCAATTTTAACAGCCAAAGTGATAAGGGCAACCGCGTCAACACCATAACCGTAGACGGAAAGCAAATGCAAGATGAAAAATATTACACGATTTCTGCCTGCGTGAGACCTGGAGACCCGCTTGACAATCTTTGTAGGATGGCGAATGTGAAGGATGTTGAAGTAAAGGACTACGCCATCCACGAGGTTGTTGAACAATACCTTAAGAAAAAATCGCCCGTATCTCCTACTTTGGAGGGAAGGGCGTATTGTGAATATCTTGGCACCTATTCTTTTTCGACCGTTCCCAAAACTGATTATCATTTTCACTAA
- a CDS encoding DUF6691 family protein — protein MKYITYLAIGIFFGIIMFKSEAASWFRIYEMFQFGSFHMYGIIGSALVIGIMGVQIIKRKNIKPLGGGKMNLKPKNKSVVRYLIGGIIFGLGWALAGACPGPMYVLAGAGYISILVVVLGAIAGTFLYGLLKNRLPH, from the coding sequence ATGAAGTACATCACCTATTTAGCCATTGGTATTTTCTTTGGAATAATAATGTTCAAATCTGAAGCCGCATCGTGGTTTCGTATCTATGAAATGTTTCAGTTCGGAAGTTTCCATATGTACGGGATTATCGGCTCGGCTTTGGTAATCGGAATTATGGGCGTGCAGATTATCAAACGTAAAAACATAAAACCACTTGGCGGAGGGAAAATGAACTTGAAGCCCAAGAATAAAAGCGTTGTCCGGTACCTAATAGGTGGAATCATCTTCGGTTTGGGATGGGCACTTGCGGGTGCTTGCCCGGGACCAATGTATGTACTTGCGGGAGCTGGTTATATTTCTATTTTGGTAGTCGTTCTTGGCGCTATTGCAGGGACCTTTTTATATGGGCTGCTAAAGAACAGATTACCTCACTAA
- a CDS encoding sulfite exporter TauE/SafE family protein: protein MDIVEIFGYIGALFIGLVLGLIGGGGSILTVPILVYTLSFNPVIATAYSLFVVGTTSLVGALQNMRKGKVDFKTAMIFSIPALSAVYLTRAYIIPAIPDKLFEVSNFVVTKNLFVMIFFAFIMLLASITMIRNTKQKPGKHIESKKNKYYLLIIQGFFIGLVTGLVGAGGGFLIIPALVLLAKLPMKKAVASSLFIIAINSLIGFLGDMQIYDIDWSFLLIFTSISVVGIFIGTRLNNFVDGNRLKKAFGWFVLIMGVYIIYKELDD from the coding sequence ATGGATATTGTAGAAATTTTTGGATACATTGGAGCACTCTTTATAGGTCTTGTGCTGGGTCTGATAGGTGGTGGTGGCTCCATCCTGACTGTACCTATACTAGTGTATACGCTGTCCTTTAATCCGGTAATTGCAACGGCATATTCATTGTTTGTGGTGGGTACGACCTCACTGGTGGGCGCCCTTCAAAATATGAGGAAGGGTAAGGTGGACTTCAAAACTGCCATGATCTTTTCCATACCGGCCCTTAGCGCCGTATATCTAACGAGAGCTTATATAATCCCGGCAATTCCAGACAAACTCTTTGAGGTCAGTAATTTTGTGGTCACAAAGAACTTGTTCGTTATGATTTTTTTTGCTTTTATAATGCTCTTGGCCTCGATTACAATGATCCGAAATACCAAACAAAAACCAGGCAAACATATTGAATCGAAAAAAAACAAATATTACCTATTGATAATACAGGGGTTTTTTATTGGCCTTGTAACAGGGTTGGTAGGTGCTGGCGGAGGGTTTTTAATTATACCTGCCCTGGTTCTTTTGGCAAAACTGCCAATGAAAAAAGCGGTCGCGTCCTCTCTTTTTATAATTGCCATTAATTCATTGATAGGTTTTCTGGGAGATATGCAGATCTACGACATAGATTGGTCTTTTTTGCTAATATTCACATCCATTTCAGTAGTTGGAATATTCATAGGGACACGGTTAAATAATTTTGTGGATGGAAATAGGCTGAAAAAAGCATTTGGCTGGTTTGTGCTGATAATGGGAGTTTATATTATATATAAAGAACTTGATGATTGA
- a CDS encoding Crp/Fnr family transcriptional regulator, which yields MIQELRKHYGSQFEPALIDEISQVATFMDVPEGKNLMKPGQYIKSMPLLLSGSIKIMRPDSKGDELLLYHLEKGDTCAMTMTCCVGSTKSEIHAITETPVKLLMIPVGKMEEWSGKYKTWRNFVFASYHARMMELLESVDNIAFSNMNERLENYLNNKVEIINSKHLYTTHREIAADLHTSRVVVSRLLKKMENDSKIKLHRSFIEFL from the coding sequence ATGATTCAAGAGCTCAGAAAACATTACGGTTCTCAATTTGAGCCTGCACTTATAGATGAAATCAGTCAAGTTGCTACCTTTATGGATGTTCCAGAAGGTAAGAATCTGATGAAGCCCGGACAGTATATCAAATCAATGCCCCTATTACTGTCGGGCAGTATCAAGATCATGAGACCCGATTCAAAAGGGGACGAACTCCTGCTATATCATCTTGAAAAAGGAGATACCTGTGCAATGACAATGACCTGTTGTGTGGGTAGCACCAAGAGTGAAATACACGCTATAACGGAAACACCGGTAAAACTACTGATGATACCGGTAGGTAAAATGGAAGAATGGTCCGGCAAATATAAAACGTGGCGTAATTTTGTCTTCGCCAGCTATCACGCCCGCATGATGGAACTTTTAGAGAGCGTGGATAATATTGCCTTTAGTAATATGAATGAGCGTCTGGAAAATTACCTTAATAACAAAGTTGAGATAATTAACAGCAAACACCTGTATACCACGCATAGAGAAATCGCAGCAGATCTTCACACGAGCCGTGTGGTCGTTTCCAGACTTCTTAAAAAAATGGAAAACGACTCTAAAATAAAACTGCACCGCAGTTTTATTGAATTCCTGTAA
- a CDS encoding TlpA family protein disulfide reductase, with translation MKKDKKQDAGKKTRILYGIFAVVAITLYVTGMHTEVMGFAQRGILATGLFNPDLKEITKVQEDRNNQGDASKLIKADFNLNLIDINGKTVSLKEMKGKVIFMNFWATWCPPCVAEMPSIAKIQEEMGDEVVFVMLSFDNDFEVAKAFTERKDFNLPIYAPADNLPTMYQSSALPTTYIIGADGNLALTHKGMADYSDPGFKKFLNGLK, from the coding sequence ATGAAAAAAGATAAAAAACAAGATGCCGGCAAAAAAACCCGGATACTATATGGGATTTTTGCGGTAGTGGCCATTACACTTTATGTTACGGGAATGCATACCGAAGTAATGGGTTTTGCACAGCGCGGAATACTTGCAACCGGTTTGTTTAATCCGGACCTTAAGGAAATTACCAAGGTACAGGAGGATAGAAATAACCAGGGAGATGCATCAAAGCTCATTAAGGCAGATTTTAACCTGAACCTGATAGACATTAATGGGAAAACGGTATCGCTCAAGGAAATGAAAGGGAAAGTGATTTTTATGAATTTTTGGGCAACCTGGTGTCCACCTTGTGTGGCAGAGATGCCAAGTATAGCTAAAATTCAAGAGGAAATGGGTGATGAAGTCGTTTTTGTAATGCTATCCTTTGATAACGATTTTGAAGTGGCAAAAGCTTTTACAGAGCGTAAAGATTTTAACCTTCCTATATATGCGCCGGCAGACAACCTTCCTACCATGTACCAATCGTCCGCCTTGCCGACAACTTATATTATTGGTGCCGATGGAAACTTGGCATTGACACATAAGGGTATGGCAGATTATAGTGATCCAGGATTCAAGAAATTTTTAAATGGCTTAAAATGA